The Swingsia samuiensis genome contains the following window.
ATTCACGTGACGCACGAACAAACTTGTCAAACTCCTTTTGCCCAATGTCTCCTCTTCTAATTTTCTCGCCCGAAACTTCAGCTTCACTCGACAAAATACGCGTTGCTAATTGCTCGGAAGACATTTCCAAAGAAAATACGGCCACAGAACCACGAAGTTTTTCATTACGATCTTCAGCATCACGCAAAAGAGCCTTTGCAGCCGAAAACGCAATTTTTGTCGCAAGAGCTGTCTTTCCCATTGCAGGACGGCCTGCGAGAATAATTAAATCAGACGGATGCAATCCACCCGTCCGTTTATCCAAATCTCGCAAGCCCGACGTCAGCCCAACCACATCTCCTGTGCGATGAAATGCTTTTTCAGCAACAGAGATTGCACCTGCTAACGCTTTACCAAAAGAAACAAAGCCACCTTCCTGACCTCGCTCTGTTGCCAATTTAAACAGCGCTTCTTCTGACGCCACAATTTGGTCGTTCCCATCAAGATCTGGGCGACCACCATAGGCGTTATTAACGACTGTCTCACCAATATCAATCAGCTGCCGTCGAACCCAGTTATCGTGAATAACGCGTCCATAATCACCCGCATTCACAATCCCGACCATAGCCGTTAACAGCTTTGCCAAGTATGAAGGGCCGCCAGCTGCATCCAAAATGCCTGAGTGCTCAAACTCAGCGCGCATCGTAACAGGATCCGCTAATTGCCCGCGTTCAATACGCCGAGAAATTGCTTCATATACCCGGCCATTGATTTTTTCAGCAAAATGCTCAGGCTCCAAAAAATCTGAAACCCGCTCATATGCTTTATTATTCGTTAAAATAGCACCTAAAAGCGCCTGCTCCGCCGCAATATTCGCTGGAGGAGACCGACGCAAAAGCGCACTTAAAGACCCATCATCTGCCTCTTGGTCAGACACGGGAAAAGACGATTCGGAAATACTCACACCCGTCTTTTACCACTGGTGCGTTTAAGAATCAGCACATTCAACGAGGAGTTTTTAAACGGGAACCCATCCATCTTGCGCCAAAGCAACACCGGCCAAATATAAACTACCACAGATTAACACGCGCGCAGCACTCTCTTTTTTCTTTTCCAAGCGAAAAAGAGCTTCCCGTATGGTTGGGCCTGCAAT
Protein-coding sequences here:
- a CDS encoding replicative DNA helicase codes for the protein MSDQEADDGSLSALLRRSPPANIAAEQALLGAILTNNKAYERVSDFLEPEHFAEKINGRVYEAISRRIERGQLADPVTMRAEFEHSGILDAAGGPSYLAKLLTAMVGIVNAGDYGRVIHDNWVRRQLIDIGETVVNNAYGGRPDLDGNDQIVASEEALFKLATERGQEGGFVSFGKALAGAISVAEKAFHRTGDVVGLTSGLRDLDKRTGGLHPSDLIILAGRPAMGKTALATKIAFSAAKALLRDAEDRNEKLRGSVAVFSLEMSSEQLATRILSSEAEVSGEKIRRGDIGQKEFDKFVRASRELQRLPLYIDDTPAISLSAMRTRCRRLARTQGLSLVVVDYLQLMRPAIGTKPDSRVLEISMITQGLKAIAKELSVPVIALSQLSRQVESREDKRPMLSDLRESGSIEQDADAVMFVYRDEYYLQQRMPKDSAYDSNEKFQLATEEWQRKMALVHNKAELILEKQRHGPTGTVQLYFEGEFTRFGDLDIIHD